One part of the Marinobacterium rhizophilum genome encodes these proteins:
- a CDS encoding 3-keto-5-aminohexanoate cleavage protein translates to MTSPCIISVAITGSLPQKANNPAVPITPSEQIESTHEAFEAGATLVHLHVRNDDGTTSSDPARFAEVQDGIRKHCPGMIIQFSTGGRSGAGDERGGMLHLKPDMASLATGSVNFGSIVYANSPALIDDLAERMLQYDIKPEIEAFDLSMVFNTAKLVERGLIKAPVHLQFVTSIPNAIPANREVLEFMIRQYEKVCPGGTWTAAGIGKHQLELNQWALELGGHVRTGLEDNVRFDKNTLAKSNAQLVERLAGMVVDHGRSVATPAQARALLSLPAA, encoded by the coding sequence ATGACCAGCCCCTGCATTATCAGCGTTGCCATCACCGGGTCCCTGCCGCAGAAAGCCAATAACCCGGCGGTGCCCATTACGCCGTCCGAGCAGATCGAATCGACCCATGAGGCCTTCGAGGCCGGCGCCACCCTGGTGCACCTGCACGTGCGCAACGACGACGGCACCACCTCGTCGGATCCGGCGCGTTTCGCAGAGGTTCAGGACGGTATCCGCAAGCACTGCCCCGGCATGATCATTCAGTTCTCCACCGGCGGGCGCAGCGGCGCGGGCGACGAGCGCGGCGGCATGCTGCACCTCAAGCCCGACATGGCATCGCTGGCAACGGGTTCGGTCAACTTCGGCTCCATCGTCTATGCCAACTCGCCGGCGCTGATCGATGACCTGGCCGAGCGCATGCTGCAATACGATATCAAGCCCGAGATCGAGGCATTCGACCTGTCGATGGTCTTCAACACCGCCAAGCTGGTGGAGCGCGGCCTGATCAAGGCGCCGGTGCACCTGCAGTTCGTGACCTCCATTCCCAATGCCATTCCGGCTAACCGGGAAGTGCTGGAATTCATGATCAGGCAGTACGAAAAGGTCTGCCCCGGCGGCACCTGGACCGCCGCCGGCATCGGCAAGCACCAGCTCGAGCTGAACCAGTGGGCGCTGGAGCTGGGCGGGCATGTGCGTACGGGCCTGGAAGACAACGTGCGTTTTGACAAGAACACCCTGGCCAAAAGCAACGCCCAGCTGGTAGAGCGCCTGGCCGGCATGGTGGTTGACCACGGCCGCAGCGTGGCCACACCCGCCCAAGCCCGTGCCCTGCTCAGCCTGCCTGCAGCCTGA
- a CDS encoding CoA transferase subunit A: MTLFVSLKEAIAENVFDGDVVALEGFTHLIPYAAGHEIIRQQRKDLTLVRMTPDLIYDQLIGMGCVKKMIFSWGGNPGVGSLRRFRDAYEKSWPHKLEIEEHSHAAMANAYEAGAAGLPCAVFRGYLGAGLAEVNPNIRFIECPFTGERLASVPSIRPDVSVIHAQKANRNGDVLIEGIVGVQKEAVLAAKRAIVTVEEIVDNFDDVHPNACVLPNWTLKAVVKVPGGAHPSYAKGYYERDNAFYKAWDPIASERETFQAWMQDNVLNQGPEAFAERVAFTPAKQ, translated from the coding sequence ATGACCCTGTTCGTATCGTTAAAAGAAGCGATCGCCGAAAACGTCTTTGACGGCGATGTCGTTGCCCTCGAGGGCTTTACCCACCTGATTCCCTACGCCGCCGGCCACGAAATTATCCGCCAGCAGCGCAAGGACCTGACCCTGGTGCGCATGACACCGGACCTGATCTACGATCAGCTGATCGGCATGGGTTGTGTGAAAAAGATGATTTTCTCCTGGGGCGGCAACCCCGGAGTCGGCTCCCTGCGCCGATTCCGCGATGCCTACGAAAAGAGCTGGCCGCACAAGCTCGAGATCGAAGAACACAGCCACGCCGCCATGGCCAACGCCTATGAAGCCGGCGCCGCCGGCCTGCCCTGCGCGGTCTTTCGCGGTTACCTGGGGGCCGGTCTTGCCGAGGTGAACCCCAACATTCGCTTTATCGAGTGTCCCTTCACCGGCGAGCGCCTGGCCTCGGTGCCCTCAATCCGCCCGGATGTCAGCGTGATCCACGCCCAGAAAGCCAACCGCAACGGTGACGTGCTGATCGAGGGCATCGTCGGCGTACAGAAGGAAGCGGTACTGGCCGCCAAGCGCGCCATCGTCACGGTGGAAGAGATCGTCGACAACTTCGACGACGTTCACCCCAATGCCTGCGTGCTGCCCAACTGGACGCTGAAAGCCGTGGTCAAGGTGCCAGGTGGCGCCCACCCTTCCTACGCCAAGGGCTATTACGAACGCGACAACGCCTTTTACAAGGCCTGGGACCCGATTGCCAGCGAGCGCGAAACCTTCCAGGCCTGGATGCAGGACAACGTGCTGAACCAGGGCCCCGAGGCCTTCGCCGAGCGCGTCGCCTTTACCCCGGCCAAGCAGTAA
- a CDS encoding CoA-transferase subunit beta, whose product MNYTPTEMMTVAAARAIRNDDVCFVGIGMPSAACNLARLTHAPDVTLIYESGTIGTKPDVLPLSIGDGELCDTAVTTVAVPEMFRYWLQGGRISVGFLGAAQLDKYGNLNTTVVGDDYDNPKVRLPGGGGAPEIATSCGEIFIVMKQSARGFVDNIDFMTSLGHGKTGTERESLGVKTKGPSRLTTDLCIMETDPATREFIVTSIHPGVTREQIIENTGWAIRFADQVVETPAPNETELSALRALNERTARAHAGQ is encoded by the coding sequence ATGAACTACACGCCAACCGAAATGATGACCGTGGCCGCGGCCCGCGCCATCCGCAACGACGATGTCTGCTTCGTGGGCATCGGCATGCCTTCGGCCGCCTGCAACCTCGCGCGCCTGACCCATGCCCCCGATGTCACCCTGATCTACGAGTCCGGCACCATCGGTACCAAACCGGACGTACTGCCGCTGTCCATCGGAGATGGCGAGCTGTGCGATACCGCCGTCACCACCGTGGCGGTGCCGGAAATGTTCCGCTACTGGCTGCAGGGCGGGCGCATCTCCGTCGGCTTCCTGGGCGCCGCCCAGCTCGACAAGTACGGCAACCTCAACACCACCGTGGTGGGGGATGACTACGACAACCCAAAAGTCCGCCTGCCAGGCGGTGGCGGCGCCCCCGAGATCGCCACCTCCTGCGGCGAGATCTTTATCGTCATGAAACAATCGGCCCGCGGATTTGTCGACAACATCGACTTCATGACGTCCCTGGGGCACGGCAAGACCGGCACGGAGCGCGAATCCCTGGGCGTCAAGACCAAGGGACCGAGCCGACTGACCACGGACCTGTGCATCATGGAAACGGACCCCGCCACCAGGGAGTTCATCGTCACCTCCATTCACCCGGGCGTGACCCGCGAGCAGATCATTGAAAACACCGGCTGGGCCATACGCTTCGCCGACCAGGTGGTTGAGACACCGGCGCCGAATGAAACCGAGCTCAGTGCGCTGCGCGCCCTGAACGAACGCACCGCCCGCGCCCACGCAGGCCAATAA
- the pcaF gene encoding 3-oxoadipyl-CoA thiolase has protein sequence MTVAYICDYVRTPIGRFGGALASVRPDDLGAVPLKALLARNPQLDPQAIDDVIFGCANQAGEDNRNVARMSSLLAGYPTSVTGTTINRLCGSGMDAILMAARAIKAGEADLMIAGGTESMTRAPFVMPKASSAFSRSNEVHDTTIGWRFINPKMKAAYGVDSMPETGENVAEQFNISRADQDAFALRSQQRAARAQAAGIFAQEIVPVSIPQRKKDPILFSQDEHPRADTTAEILARLGTPFRANGSVTAGNASGVNDGAAALIIASEDAVKKYGLTPIVKILGGATAGVEPRIMGFGPAPASQKLCQKLGMSIDQFDVIELNEAFASQALATLRDLGLADDAENVNPNGGAIALGHPLGASGARITGTAALELKRRGKRFALATMCIGVGQGIAIALEAI, from the coding sequence ATGACCGTTGCCTATATCTGCGACTATGTCCGCACCCCCATCGGCCGTTTCGGCGGTGCTCTGGCCAGCGTGCGCCCGGATGATCTCGGTGCCGTGCCGCTCAAGGCCCTGCTTGCACGTAACCCGCAGCTGGACCCCCAGGCCATCGACGATGTCATTTTTGGCTGTGCCAACCAGGCAGGCGAGGACAACCGCAACGTCGCGCGCATGTCGTCGCTGCTGGCCGGCTACCCGACCTCAGTAACCGGCACCACCATCAACCGCCTCTGTGGTTCGGGCATGGATGCGATCCTGATGGCGGCCCGCGCCATCAAGGCCGGCGAGGCGGACCTGATGATTGCCGGCGGCACCGAAAGCATGACCCGCGCCCCCTTCGTGATGCCCAAGGCCAGCAGTGCCTTCTCGCGCAGCAACGAGGTGCACGACACCACCATCGGCTGGCGTTTCATCAACCCGAAAATGAAAGCCGCCTACGGCGTCGACTCGATGCCGGAAACCGGTGAAAACGTTGCCGAGCAGTTCAATATCAGCCGTGCCGACCAGGACGCCTTTGCCCTGCGCTCCCAGCAGCGCGCCGCCAGGGCCCAGGCAGCCGGAATCTTTGCGCAAGAAATCGTGCCGGTGAGCATCCCGCAGCGCAAAAAGGACCCGATCCTGTTCAGCCAGGACGAGCACCCCCGCGCCGATACCACCGCCGAGATTCTGGCCAGGCTCGGTACCCCCTTCCGGGCCAATGGCAGCGTTACCGCCGGCAACGCCTCCGGCGTCAATGACGGTGCCGCGGCGCTGATCATTGCTTCCGAGGATGCGGTGAAAAAATATGGCCTGACACCCATTGTCAAGATCCTCGGCGGCGCGACGGCCGGCGTGGAGCCGCGTATCATGGGCTTTGGGCCGGCGCCGGCGAGCCAGAAGCTGTGCCAGAAGCTCGGCATGAGCATCGACCAGTTCGACGTCATCGAGCTGAACGAGGCCTTTGCCTCCCAGGCCCTGGCCACCCTGCGAGACCTGGGCCTGGCGGACGACGCCGAGAACGTCAATCCCAACGGCGGCGCCATTGCCCTGGGCCACCCGCTGGGCGCCTCGGGTGCACGTATCACCGGCACGGCGGCGCTGGAACTCAAGCGCCGGGGCAAGCGCTTTGCGCTGGCCACCATGTGTATCGGTGTCGGCCAGGGCATCGCCATCGCGCTGGAAGCCATCTGA
- a CDS encoding class-II fumarase/aspartase family protein: protein MIQVSPFDSGLYQTLLSDTEAGRWLNDQAQIRAMLRVEGELAEAQAEAGLIPAEAASAIAAAAASLVPDPDSLAAGTASAGVPIPALVKALKAALPAEQARWVHFGATSQDIVDTALVLNCAELITLFESRLKAMITALADLADAQRGTLVAGRTRTQQAVPMSFGFKVAQWLSPLLRQLERLEELKPRLLKTQLGGAVGTLAAMGDKADLCGQILARRLGLGCGNNWHTQRDSLVELSGWLGLCTGALGKMSQDWLLMAQTEVGEIRFSNGGASSTMPQKCNPVNAEIMLAMARHNAGLVGQMHQAMLHEHERSGSSWAQEWLLLPQQLMSTAVALKHGLDAMAHIEINPTRMLHNLGAFNGVIYAEAATFELARSMPRDQAASLLKQACSEAMSGDAHLFDLVARHSGVQLDVTQMQQRLLSDGATTAWLDAVLQQARAQQP from the coding sequence ATGATCCAGGTATCCCCCTTCGACTCCGGCCTCTACCAGACCCTGCTGTCCGACACCGAGGCCGGCCGCTGGCTCAATGACCAGGCCCAGATCAGGGCCATGCTCAGAGTCGAGGGAGAACTGGCCGAGGCCCAGGCCGAAGCCGGCCTGATTCCGGCTGAAGCCGCCAGTGCCATCGCCGCAGCGGCGGCCTCACTGGTACCTGATCCTGACAGCCTGGCGGCGGGCACAGCCTCTGCCGGCGTGCCGATCCCGGCGCTGGTCAAGGCACTGAAAGCGGCCCTGCCCGCCGAACAGGCGCGCTGGGTGCACTTCGGTGCCACCAGCCAGGATATCGTCGATACCGCGCTGGTGCTGAACTGCGCCGAGCTGATAACGCTGTTTGAAAGCCGCCTCAAGGCCATGATCACCGCCCTGGCGGACCTGGCCGACGCCCAGCGTGGCACTCTGGTGGCCGGGCGCACCCGCACCCAGCAGGCCGTGCCGATGAGTTTTGGCTTCAAGGTGGCACAGTGGCTCTCGCCACTGTTGCGCCAGCTGGAACGTCTTGAGGAACTCAAACCCCGGCTGCTGAAAACCCAGCTCGGCGGTGCCGTCGGCACCCTGGCCGCCATGGGCGACAAGGCCGATCTGTGCGGCCAGATACTGGCGCGCAGGCTCGGTCTGGGCTGCGGCAACAACTGGCATACCCAGCGCGACAGCCTGGTGGAGCTTTCCGGCTGGCTCGGTCTCTGCACCGGTGCCCTCGGAAAAATGTCCCAGGACTGGCTGCTCATGGCCCAGACCGAGGTCGGCGAAATTCGCTTCAGTAATGGTGGCGCCTCGTCCACCATGCCGCAGAAATGCAACCCGGTGAATGCCGAGATCATGCTGGCCATGGCACGGCACAACGCCGGTCTTGTCGGCCAGATGCACCAGGCCATGCTGCATGAGCACGAGCGCAGTGGCAGCAGCTGGGCACAGGAGTGGCTGCTGTTGCCGCAGCAACTGATGAGCACCGCCGTCGCCCTGAAACACGGCCTCGACGCCATGGCACATATCGAGATCAACCCCACCCGCATGCTGCACAATCTCGGCGCCTTTAACGGCGTGATCTACGCGGAAGCCGCCACCTTCGAACTGGCCCGCAGCATGCCCCGCGACCAGGCGGCCAGCCTGCTGAAACAGGCCTGCAGCGAGGCTATGTCAGGCGATGCGCACCTGTTTGACCTTGTGGCCCGGCACAGCGGTGTGCAGCTGGACGTCACCCAGATGCAGCAGCGCCTGCTGAGCGATGGCGCCACCACTGCCTGGCTCGACGCCGTGCTGCAGCAGGCCCGCGCGCAACAGCCCTGA
- a CDS encoding AEC family transporter, with product MLAVLSTTAPIFLLIALGFIAVRTRLMPGDAIPGLGRLVMYIAMPALIFSTLTRMEFGEVIDSTYLLVYGLGSALALAAGIGLSMLLFRDSIAAGGVKGIGMAMSNSAFIGYPVLIQVFDDPPTNAFAMGLMVENMLILPLALVLIEYGVGRQNGTTLASAWKSVIIRVMKNPLIIAIVAGLIASALELQLPAVVDQSLGMLAGVAAPIALFVVGGSLVNSSLRGNVSEIGLVVVGKLALHPLMMVLLIWLLPDFDPRLQLAAVLMAAMPMMSIYPIIGGNYGYRNICASTLLVTTVASFVTITLALKLLL from the coding sequence ATGCTGGCTGTACTGTCCACCACCGCGCCGATCTTTCTGCTGATCGCGCTGGGCTTTATCGCGGTACGCACACGCCTGATGCCCGGCGATGCCATCCCCGGGCTTGGCCGGCTGGTCATGTATATCGCCATGCCAGCGCTGATCTTCAGCACCCTCACCCGAATGGAATTCGGCGAAGTGATCGACTCCACCTATTTGCTGGTCTACGGCCTGGGGTCGGCGCTGGCACTGGCGGCGGGTATTGGCCTGAGCATGCTGCTGTTTCGCGACTCCATTGCCGCAGGCGGGGTAAAGGGCATCGGCATGGCGATGTCAAACAGTGCCTTTATCGGCTATCCGGTGCTGATACAGGTCTTCGATGACCCGCCCACCAATGCCTTCGCCATGGGCCTGATGGTCGAGAACATGCTGATTCTGCCGCTGGCCCTGGTACTGATCGAGTACGGAGTGGGGCGCCAGAATGGCACCACCCTGGCCAGTGCCTGGAAATCGGTAATTATACGGGTGATGAAAAATCCGCTGATCATCGCCATTGTCGCCGGCCTTATAGCCTCGGCCCTGGAACTGCAACTGCCGGCGGTTGTTGATCAGAGTCTTGGCATGCTGGCCGGCGTCGCCGCACCGATCGCCCTGTTCGTGGTGGGCGGCTCCCTGGTGAACAGCTCGCTGCGCGGCAATGTGTCGGAAATCGGCCTGGTGGTGGTGGGCAAGTTGGCGCTGCACCCCTTGATGATGGTGCTGCTGATCTGGCTTTTGCCGGATTTCGATCCGCGTCTGCAGCTGGCCGCGGTGCTGATGGCCGCCATGCCGATGATGAGCATCTACCCGATCATCGGCGGCAATTACGGCTACCGGAATATCTGCGCCAGCACTCTGCTGGTCACCACCGTGGCATCCTTCGTCACCATCACGCTGGCGCTCAAGCTACTGCTGTAA
- a CDS encoding GntR family transcriptional regulator, which yields MDRKLVGQTAYESLRNDIVAGSLGPGQKLKLSELRTRYGVSVNTLRETLMRLVSDGFVAFEDQKGFRVNPVSMSDLEELIELRVQLETLGLRKSMANSQNRMDWKSSLISAHYRLGCMEKLMMEDESAHARDWEKADRDFHMTIVANSGSKQLIRYHASILELFMRYQVLALKKRPFRGEAVADEHQQLVTLMLDDQLDAATALLTEHINKGSELPL from the coding sequence GTGGACCGTAAACTGGTTGGACAGACGGCATACGAGAGTCTGCGCAACGACATCGTCGCCGGGAGCCTGGGCCCGGGTCAGAAGCTCAAGCTCAGTGAGCTGCGGACGCGCTACGGGGTCAGTGTGAACACCCTGCGCGAAACCCTGATGCGGCTGGTATCCGATGGCTTTGTCGCCTTCGAGGACCAGAAGGGCTTTCGGGTGAACCCGGTGTCCATGTCCGACCTGGAGGAGCTGATCGAGCTGCGCGTGCAGCTGGAAACGCTGGGGTTGCGAAAATCCATGGCCAACAGCCAGAATCGAATGGACTGGAAATCCTCCCTGATCAGCGCCCATTACCGCCTGGGCTGCATGGAAAAGCTGATGATGGAAGACGAGTCCGCCCATGCACGAGACTGGGAAAAGGCGGACCGCGATTTCCACATGACCATCGTTGCCAACAGTGGCTCGAAGCAGCTGATCCGTTATCACGCCTCCATACTTGAACTCTTCATGCGGTACCAGGTGCTGGCCCTCAAAAAGCGGCCGTTTCGGGGCGAAGCGGTGGCGGACGAGCATCAGCAACTGGTAACGCTGATGCTGGATGACCAGCTGGATGCCGCCACTGCACTGCTGACCGAGCACATCAACAAGGGCAGCGAGTTGCCGCTCTGA
- a CDS encoding shikimate dehydrogenase family protein: MLKLGLIGQSIAQSRSPALHGMLGEMHDLAVSYELHEPADASEAAFAATLKRLREQGYRGVNVTFPYKQLALGHAAEVYQGARLVGSTNTLNLGGTVAAHNTDYSGFIRGYRGRVGEHAAGRVLLIGAGGVGRAVAFGLFEVGATEVMIADLNANSAASLAGALNTAGFKASSVAPEDLEAIAASADGLVNCTPVGHYKTPGLPIAAELIGSQRWAFDAVYTPIDTEFLVAAHRQGLSIVSGFDLFIYQGIDAFEIFTGVRADAAKVLQGFKQRFDLKSDLIG, translated from the coding sequence ATGTTGAAGCTTGGTCTCATCGGGCAATCGATTGCCCAGTCCCGCTCGCCCGCCCTGCACGGGATGCTGGGCGAAATGCACGATCTTGCGGTGAGCTATGAATTGCATGAGCCGGCGGATGCCAGTGAAGCGGCCTTCGCTGCAACTCTGAAGCGCCTGCGTGAGCAAGGCTACCGCGGCGTTAATGTTACGTTTCCCTACAAGCAGCTGGCGCTTGGCCATGCGGCCGAGGTCTATCAGGGCGCCCGGCTAGTGGGCTCCACCAACACGCTGAACCTCGGCGGCACAGTGGCCGCGCACAATACCGATTACAGCGGCTTTATCCGCGGCTATCGCGGCCGAGTCGGAGAGCACGCGGCCGGGCGGGTGCTGCTGATCGGTGCCGGTGGCGTCGGCCGTGCCGTGGCCTTCGGGCTGTTTGAGGTTGGCGCCACCGAGGTGATGATTGCGGATCTCAATGCCAACAGTGCTGCATCCCTGGCCGGCGCCCTCAATACCGCCGGCTTCAAGGCGTCCAGCGTTGCCCCCGAAGACCTGGAGGCCATCGCCGCCAGTGCCGATGGTCTGGTGAATTGCACCCCGGTGGGGCACTACAAGACGCCGGGTCTGCCGATAGCCGCCGAGTTGATCGGTTCGCAGCGCTGGGCCTTCGATGCGGTCTATACACCCATTGATACCGAGTTTCTGGTGGCGGCGCACCGCCAGGGTCTGTCCATTGTCTCGGGCTTCGACCTGTTCATTTACCAGGGCATCGATGCCTTCGAAATTTTTACCGGCGTGCGGGCCGACGCCGCCAAGGTACTGCAAGGCTTCAAGCAGCGTTTTGACCTCAAGAGTGATCTGATCGGCTAA
- a CDS encoding DctP family TRAP transporter solute-binding subunit — MKLSTKKITLGLATAAAILALQAQAADIELTLGHVDPQEWTTSKKGAASKVFKDLVEAESGGRIAVNVYPAGQLGGETDLLQSAQEGTLSMAMVSGAYSKLCAEASVLEIPYLFPSAPTAWEVLDGEFGKALGEHCLQKTGLRTLAYGETGFRNFTNSKRPIAEPKDLEGLKIRVMTTPLYVEMVKSLGGEPTPIAWPEVPSALATGVVDGQENPVSVIYGNKFYEMQKYISLDGHVYGTDFLLMNDELLQSLSPQDQAIIKRAAKVAGLVGRAIQQVNSAEGLAKLAENGMKITVPNAEQMGKFQAAAQPAVIEWLKGEIDPSWITKAQDAVKTATSN, encoded by the coding sequence ATGAAACTTTCAACAAAAAAAATAACACTGGGATTAGCGACTGCCGCCGCCATCCTTGCCCTGCAGGCCCAGGCTGCCGATATTGAACTGACACTCGGGCACGTCGACCCCCAGGAATGGACGACGTCCAAGAAAGGCGCCGCCTCCAAGGTATTCAAGGACCTGGTTGAAGCCGAATCCGGGGGGCGTATTGCCGTGAACGTTTACCCGGCTGGCCAGCTGGGCGGCGAAACCGACCTGCTGCAATCCGCCCAGGAAGGCACCCTGAGCATGGCCATGGTATCCGGTGCCTACTCCAAGCTCTGTGCCGAAGCCTCGGTGCTGGAAATCCCCTACCTGTTCCCTTCCGCCCCGACGGCCTGGGAAGTGCTGGACGGTGAATTCGGCAAGGCACTTGGTGAGCACTGCCTGCAGAAAACCGGCCTGCGCACCCTGGCCTACGGCGAAACCGGCTTTCGCAACTTCACCAACTCCAAGCGGCCAATCGCCGAACCCAAGGATCTGGAAGGCCTGAAAATTCGCGTCATGACCACGCCGCTATACGTGGAGATGGTCAAGTCCCTGGGTGGCGAACCGACGCCCATCGCCTGGCCTGAAGTCCCCTCGGCCCTGGCCACCGGTGTGGTCGATGGCCAGGAAAACCCGGTCAGCGTGATCTACGGCAACAAGTTCTACGAAATGCAGAAGTACATCAGCCTGGATGGTCACGTCTACGGCACCGACTTCCTGCTGATGAACGACGAACTGCTGCAGAGTCTGAGCCCGCAGGATCAGGCCATCATCAAGCGCGCCGCCAAGGTCGCGGGCCTGGTAGGCCGCGCCATTCAGCAGGTCAATTCCGCTGAAGGCCTGGCGAAACTGGCCGAAAACGGCATGAAAATCACCGTGCCCAACGCCGAGCAGATGGGCAAATTCCAGGCCGCGGCACAGCCCGCCGTCATCGAATGGCTGAAAGGCGAAATCGATCCAAGCTGGATCACCAAGGCCCAGGATGCGGTCAAGACAGCGACTTCCAACTAA
- a CDS encoding TRAP transporter small permease, with translation MKLLYKKVLSWLTGTSLFIVFAVVLVSSMSRYTFNAPILWSEEVAKFAMIYGAMFGSILCYLEGIHIKFSFVEDNVPAPVRKLLAIAVDLVTLVAGGVLAWSGYLFVLKRGAILAPGTGLPMYLFQCAMIAGGIGLILAALIKLSEHRSSAAA, from the coding sequence ATGAAGCTTCTCTACAAGAAAGTCCTGTCCTGGCTGACGGGCACATCACTCTTTATCGTCTTTGCGGTGGTGCTGGTCAGCAGCATGAGCCGCTATACCTTCAATGCCCCCATTCTGTGGAGCGAGGAAGTCGCCAAGTTCGCCATGATCTACGGCGCCATGTTTGGCAGCATCCTGTGCTACCTCGAAGGAATCCATATCAAGTTCAGTTTTGTGGAAGACAACGTACCGGCACCGGTGCGAAAGCTGCTGGCCATCGCCGTCGACCTGGTCACCCTGGTGGCAGGTGGCGTACTGGCCTGGTCGGGCTACCTGTTTGTGCTCAAGCGCGGCGCCATCCTGGCCCCGGGTACCGGTTTGCCGATGTACCTGTTCCAGTGCGCCATGATCGCCGGCGGTATCGGCCTGATACTGGCGGCGCTGATCAAGCTGTCCGAGCACCGCAGCAGCGCCGCGGCCTGA
- a CDS encoding TRAP transporter large permease, translating to MVGFLILFVLLAIGSPIAFAILLAVFGHVSQTPFSFGLVSQRIFSGLDSFAILAIPLFVLAGELMNESGITGRIINFANALVGHMKAGLAQVNIWASVIFAGLSGSAVADTSALGRIFIPTMEKEGYPRDFAAALTAASSVIGPMIPPSIPVIIYALITTGVSVPALFLAGVAPGVLLAIGLSIYVRFFAAHYAPLREKLSARERLKAFVEALIPLFMPVFIVGSIITGIVTPTEAAALAAGYALIAGMFVLKSLQLNQLPKIFTRAMRDSSIILIIIAVVAAANWMLTFSRVPQSISSFVLDEISSPWVFLIAVNLILLVVGLFLEGIAAMLILLPILHPIAMSLGIDPTHFGIVVIFNLMIGLVTPPMGICLFVSNSIANVGMGAISRRIMPMFLVELLVLIVITFIPQTVTFIPRLFGY from the coding sequence ATGGTTGGATTTCTGATACTGTTTGTACTGCTGGCCATCGGCAGCCCCATTGCCTTTGCCATCCTGCTGGCCGTGTTTGGGCATGTATCCCAGACACCCTTTTCCTTTGGCCTGGTGAGCCAGCGCATCTTTTCCGGCCTCGACTCTTTCGCCATCCTGGCCATTCCGCTGTTCGTGCTGGCCGGCGAGCTGATGAACGAGAGCGGCATTACCGGGCGCATCATCAACTTCGCCAATGCCCTGGTCGGCCACATGAAGGCCGGCCTGGCGCAGGTAAACATCTGGGCTTCGGTTATTTTTGCAGGCCTGTCCGGCTCCGCCGTGGCGGATACCTCGGCACTGGGCCGCATCTTTATCCCCACCATGGAAAAGGAAGGCTATCCGCGGGATTTCGCCGCCGCCCTGACCGCCGCATCCTCCGTGATCGGCCCCATGATCCCGCCCAGTATTCCGGTCATCATCTACGCCCTGATCACCACCGGCGTGTCGGTACCGGCGCTGTTCCTGGCAGGCGTGGCCCCCGGCGTGCTGCTGGCCATCGGCCTGTCGATCTATGTGCGTTTCTTCGCCGCCCACTATGCCCCGCTGCGCGAAAAGCTGTCGGCCAGGGAGCGCCTCAAGGCCTTTGTCGAGGCACTGATTCCGCTGTTCATGCCGGTCTTTATCGTCGGCTCCATTATCACCGGTATTGTGACCCCCACCGAAGCTGCCGCATTGGCGGCGGGCTACGCCCTGATCGCAGGCATGTTCGTGCTGAAAAGCCTGCAGCTGAACCAGTTGCCAAAAATATTTACCCGTGCCATGCGTGACTCGTCGATCATTCTGATCATTATTGCCGTGGTGGCGGCCGCCAACTGGATGCTGACGTTCTCCCGCGTGCCCCAGAGCATCAGCAGCTTTGTGCTGGACGAGATCTCGAGCCCCTGGGTTTTCCTGATCGCGGTCAACCTGATTCTGCTGGTTGTCGGCCTGTTTCTCGAAGGCATTGCCGCCATGCTGATTCTGCTGCCGATCCTGCACCCCATCGCCATGAGCCTGGGGATTGATCCGACACACTTTGGCATCGTGGTGATTTTCAACCTGATGATCGGCCTGGTGACACCGCCGATGGGGATCTGCCTGTTCGTGTCCAATTCCATCGCCAATGTGGGAATGGGAGCGATTTCGCGCCGCATCATGCCGATGTTCCTGGTTGAACTGCTGGTACTGATCGTTATCACCTTTATTCCGCAGACCGTGACCTTTATCCCCCGGCTGTTTGGCTACTGA
- the aroQ gene encoding type II 3-dehydroquinate dehydratase, with product MSKCIYVLNGPNLNLLGSRQPEIYGAETLADVHRRLLGRALELGLEIEFFQSNSEGEIIDKIHEARSRARGIIINPAAYSHTSVAILDALNTFEQPVIEVHISNIHQRESFRHHSFVSARAEGVIAGLGTLGYLLALEYFAKGS from the coding sequence ATGAGCAAATGCATATACGTATTGAACGGCCCCAACCTGAACCTGCTGGGCAGCCGCCAGCCAGAGATCTACGGCGCTGAAACCCTGGCAGACGTGCACAGGCGACTGCTCGGGCGGGCGCTGGAGCTGGGCCTTGAAATCGAGTTCTTTCAGAGCAACAGCGAGGGGGAAATCATCGACAAGATCCACGAAGCCCGCAGCCGAGCCCGGGGAATCATTATTAATCCGGCGGCCTACAGCCATACCTCGGTGGCGATCCTGGATGCGCTGAACACCTTCGAGCAGCCGGTGATCGAGGTACATATTTCCAATATCCACCAGCGCGAAAGCTTCCGCCATCATTCCTTTGTCTCTGCCAGGGCCGAAGGCGTGATTGCAGGCCTGGGTACCCTGGGGTACCTGCTGGCGCTGGAGTACTTTGCAAAGGGGAGCTAA